The Panicum hallii strain FIL2 chromosome 5, PHallii_v3.1, whole genome shotgun sequence genome contains the following window.
GCCAATAAAATTTGGACGGGACTTGGAACTAGCATCATCAAAATTTGCATAGGACTTGGAGGCATCATTGATATGAACATCTCTGAACATAGGAAAGATCAGAATATTAGCTTCTTGGCCAGACTCGCAAAAGTTTCTCTGACTACAGAATGACCAACATTAACTGATAAGTGATGAACTTTGGGGGAAATAATCACCCCTtcattaattttgcaattttaTCATCGTCAACGTAATCCATCTATGAAGGACAATATGCCATGCCAGTATTCTCTTATAAGAAGCATATGAAAGCCAATTAAACTTGACATTGTGTTCTAAAGGGATTGTGCGAAGCTCTGGCTAAACTGTGGTTCTCAGTTAACATGATGTTCTCAAGccataaaaatgcaaaaagACATTACAGGATAAACTGTGGTTCTCAAATAACATGAAGTTCTCAAGTGCAGGGATTACAAGAAACATATGCCCTTCTGGAACTGAGGCAGCTTGCAGAAACAGCTAGAGGGAATTCAAATTATGGGATTAAGCATTCAGTTCTCCAGGAGAATTTTTTGGATCATTTAAATTTGCAGATAAGAGCTAGCAAATTATTGCCAGCTGATGTATCAGAATCCCTCAGGACATCACATAATTAAGTAGGAAACTTATAAACCATTGAAGAATCTACAACAAATATTGTTTGCTAAACTACAAAACTACTGAAAATATATAACTGTTTGCTGCAAGTTCATGATCTATAAAGTAATCTAAAGATACAATTTCCATAAAATATAAACAGAGTCTGGGAATAGCACCTACCTTGACCATCAAGCATTTGGCCTTTTCCCTTCAAAGAAATCTGAAACCTGGTTCTCTAAATCCTCAGGGTTGTACTTTATGTACCTTGCagaccccctccctccttccaaCTGGCCCCGAAATCTCCCAACAAATGAACGGTATGCAGGAAGAACCTTCTCCGAGATGGAAATCTTCAGCTCTTCCCTTAACTGAGGATCCACAACCCTCCATGATGTCTGTGTCCTGTACAACTCCTCAAAGGCCAAGTTGAAGTTCTTGAATCTATCCTTCAGTGCGTTCTTGAGTGCACTTGACGAACCCATTGTCTGTGGCAACCCATCATCTCTCAGGCAAGCTAACACCCTAGTCCATGACGACCGGAGATACCCTGTAGAGTACTGCCTTATCTGACCACGGCGCTTGCGAATCCAGTTATCACCAAGCAATGTCTTCAGCTCTGAATCCTTCACCTTCTGCACAATATACAGCAGATTGTTCATCAAAAATATATTCTGCAGCGCCTCATCCTCATACAGCCTCGATTTCTCATCAATTTTGCTCTGTAGGTGTGTGATCAGCATGAGCACGCAATGCCCCAATGGAGTCATGTTTGGATTATCACCCATATTCAGGTCAGCGTCCCAATATTCAAGAAGTTGATTCAGCGAGGCATTGTAATCTGCAAGCAGCCGTACATAGTTCATAACATAACGTGTGAGGGGGTGGATCTCCCCACCGGGCAGCGGCCTCCGAGAAGTCTCTCCCTGGATGGCACTGGCAAACTCAGCAATCGTGCCACGCACTGCATCCCCAAGCCGCACGAGTATCCCCTCAGCCTCTTCCTTGATGAAATCCTTGGCTTCACCCGAGAACAAACCCTCGAGCTCAGGCAGCACCTCAGCTAAAGCTTCATACATACCAAGGATGCGGAACAGCTTCTCAGACGATCTCTTCCCAATTGCAATGGCATCACCAAAGTTGAGCAGCTGCAGGACGCACCCCTTGGCCGCCTCAGTGAAGCACTCCTCCTCGGCGCTTGGGTCAGACGCAAGGATCTGGCAGCAGATGCGGCGCTCCTCGGCGAGAAGGCCCCGGACGACAACCTTGAGCGCCTGGATCCATTTCTTCATCTTGCCGTCAAGCACGCCCCACTCCACCCGCTGTACCTCCTCCAGGCTCATCTTATCGACCCCAAGCACGGCGAGGCACTCCATGAGCGTGTCCCGGCGCACCTCCCCGTAGACCTGGCACAGCTCGGGCGCGTAGCCCGCGCGCAGCATGACGTCCGCGATGTCCCTGAGGGCGCCGACGGTGTCCGGAGCGATGAGGTAGGGCGAGATCTCGTCGTCGGAGACCGAGTTCCTGCCGCCCGGTTCGtccccgccctcgccggcgtGGTTGGCGAAGGAGGGGCAATCTAGGTCTACGGCGGAGGAGTTGAAGGAGGGTACCGTGAGCGAGAGCCGGCGGAGGAGCGACGCCTGCAGGTCCTCcgcggcgagcggcgaggcCCCGCGGATGAGCATGTGGCGGAACTCGTCCTCGAGCCGCGCCATCGCGGCCTGCAGCGCGGCCtcggcgcgcgggcccggcgcgCCCGCgaggcaggcggccgcggcgaggTACTCCTCGGCGTCCTCCCGCGAGCCGAACACCGTCCTGTCCCCGGCGGAGGGGGACTCCCAGCGCTCGATCACCTCCGCCGCGGCGTCCCACTCCTCCTCGGCCCGCGCCGCGGCGTCGTCGTCGGGGTCGGGCTCGTCCTCCCCGTCCCCCTGGGAGGTCCCCTCGTCCGCCTCGAGGATGGGaccgccggccgcggcggcggcgccagggGGCGGGGGGAAGAGGTCGGACATGAGGGAGAGGCGGTTGTCGAAGCCGGAGAGGATGCGGATCATGTCGTCGGCGGCGTTCTTGGAGCTGGCGAGCGACTTGACGAtgtgctgcgccgccgcgatcACCTTCTCCTGCCCgtccggcggcgccgccgccatcccgggTCGCCGCTGGCTGGATCGGGAGCAGGAACCGCCGCTTCGAAGGGGTGGGGGAGGGGACGGATGGGGGAAGGCGAATGGAATGGGAAGCGAAATGGAGTCGACTCCTACTAAATCTGCCCGCTGTGCTGAGCTGGGCGGTTTTGAATCGGTCGCCGGGTGGTTTGCTCGCTCTGTCTCTCTCACTCGCTTCAAGGGTTATTACCACCCCACCAAAGCTGGCCGACATCGCTGGATTCTGATCGTACGGATGGGATTCGGACTCGCCTCGGACTGCCCGATCATCTACCGCACCAGAGCGGCTCCAGCTGTCTCACTGCACTGCCAGTATCTGTAGCGGGAGAGATGCAGTCAGTAGCAGCATGCCAGCACCTGATACTATGGTAGTCTGATCGATGTCACAGCACCGTCCGCTTCAGATGGGTGCTGAACAGCTGTGGCGCTGTAGCTAGTACGAACCAACCAATCGGAGCCGTCCGATTGCCATGCTCAAATACGTGTCCATCTCGTCGTTAGGAAAAAAAGGTGCCCATCTTATGATGGCCGCTTTCCCCTGCCTCGATGGCTGATGGCTGATGGCAAACACCCAAATGATTGCTTGAGATATCCATGCTCAAACTCGTCGCTTACCTGAGCTTGTCATTATTTTACAAATAAAATGAGAGAAGGTTGCCGTGCGCTCTTAGAGGTGCCACCTCATCTAGAATGCAACGGTCCGTCATGAAATCATCCCGTAATTTTTGGTGGGAGGAACTCATCCCTTATTATTAAGCTAACCGCGTACTCATGAGGTATCAGCTGGCCAATTCTATTCTCCAACCCAAAAAAAAACTTAAGCGCCCAACtcaggctatctccagcgatgtCCTCTAAATTCCATCCTTCATATCAATTTCAATCCCTATACCAAACCTAACTCCAACGATATCCTCTATTTGCatcctctataccccacaatctcaatttttttttattttttccaaccgcccgcagcccccccccctcctctgcctccgcccggccccccctccgcccgcccgcccctcctcctcctcctccgcccgcccctctgcctccgcccgcccctcctcctcctcctccgcccatccgccgcgcccgcccccccccctcctcctccgcgccgcccgccccctcctcctcctcctcctccgcgccgcccgcccctctgcctccgcccgcccctcctcctcctccgccgcccgcccgccccctcctcggcctccgcccgcccctccgtccgcccgccccccctcctcctcctccgcgcccggcgcctcccctgccgcgccgtcccgcgccgccccctcctcctccgcgcctcccctgccgcccctcctcctccgccgcctcctcctcctccgccccctcctcctccgcgcccggcgcccggcgcctcccctgccgcgccgccccgcgccgctgccgcgccgtcccgcgccgccccctcctcctccgcgcctcccctgccgccccttctcctccgccgcctcctcctcctccgccccctcctcctccgcgcccggcgcccggcgcccggcgcctcccctgccgcgccgccccgcgccgctgccgcgccgtcccgcgccgccccctcctcctccgcgcccggcgcctccccctccgccccctcctcctccgcgcccggcgcctcccctccgcgcctcccccgcgcccggcgcctcccctgccgcgccgcccctcgccgctgccgcgccgtcccgcgccgccccgcgcagTCCCGGCAGTTTCTTCCCGCGGCCGCGCGGAAGGGGCTGCCGGAGATGCGCTGGAGGGCGAGGCGAATGGAGGACGGCGCTCCTGACTccctctgtgcgggacgcagtCCCCCTCCCCTATTTTACCGCACGCTTTGGAGGCTGCCGCTGGAGCGTCCGTTTGCTACAGTATCCTCTATTGATACGGTAGCGAACCGTTTACCGGCtctcgctggagatagcctcaGTTCCGCAATGCCGTTGCTTTCAGCAATGTGGCCCGATTGACAGCCACCGTCATGCTTTTGCTTGGCCATTTTTAGGAGGAAATGTCTCGCTCAAATGGAACACATCCACCCCGGTACACTAAGCAACTAGCAAAGGACGGCCACGCAGGACACTGTCCCAGCAAGTCAGCCAACTAATATGATTATTCTCTGGCTGTTTCGTTGCAGTGAACCAAAAGTTTCTCAGGCTGCAGGCACATGGCCTCGTGCCcgtgctgtttgcttgtcctCTGGAAGGATCATGGAGGGTTGCGCTACCCTAGTATATTCCCCCGAGATCAAGCGCCAACCAACCACTGCTTGCAACCAAGCACGCATTGACAAAAAGAATGCTTGCTCCGCTGTCTCGGTCTGCTTGtccttttttctctctcccttccgGTGATTGCATCACCACTAATCCCGGGAGTGTCATGCTAATGTCATGTGGGCTGTGTGCAAATGCGCATGCGCACCGGCACCCCTCTTCTTCAACTTCACCTCCGCCGCAGGTCTCGTCTTGGGCGTGTCAATGTCAATGGTCTCCTACTGTTTGCTGCTGCTCCTGATCCTGACGGGCAGCCAGACAGGCAATGGTCAGCGCCGCCCTCCTGGGACCAGCTTATAGCTTACTCTTAGTACAGTACTTGGCATGGGTAGTCAAAAGTTTAAGCAGACAGTTCATACATGACATGGTTCTCAACTCCGAGTGCTTTTGACTCCTGATTTTCGTTCATAAGACACTGAATTAGGATAAAAAAAAAACCTAGTATAAACGAAGCTCTTGTGTGGACTGTGATAGTGTGATGACGTGTCTGCATCTGCATGCCCAATGCAAGGTTCCGATGCCTCTTGTGTTTAATCAAGTGCACAACTGCAGATTAGCTTGGAAAACTGTCATTGAAAAATTGCAAGCTGAAAAATGTAAAGATATGCTCCCCAGCAGGCATGTGCTACCAAGTCAATGATATAAAATCagggcctgttcgtttcctcctatctaaaatttagacccatcacatcaaagagaatcttgttatttagaagtattaaataaaatctgtttataaaactttttgcacagctaggtgctaattcgcgagacaaatttaatgagcctaattaatccataatttgccacagtaatgctacagtaattattcgctaatcatggactaatatacctcgttagattcgtctcgtgaattagcactagggttctgcaattagttttgtaattagactttatttaatacttctaaatgataagattctctataagattctctttgatgtgacctctCTAAAGTTTAGGTACCCGGAAACAAACACAACCTCAGGCGAACAATGATAAACCCCGAGCGGCAGAGCACCTCGGAAGAAACGTTCCTTTCATCCCATCTTTTCAGCAACTATCTTCCTACATTCTAAACTAATAAAACCAGAGACTCAGATTCACATCTGATGCATGATCAGGTTTGCTTAACGACTAATGCAGGATCCGACAAACCTAAGAAGGTTCCAACAGAGTTCACACCATCTCCACCAACCAAAGGTGAAATTCAGTAGAATGAACAAGCTAAGCATAGAAAACTCTGATATTGAAGTCAACAGATCCATACAAGCAACCACTGAGATGAACGGTATATCTACCAGCACCAGGAATATATTGCAACTTTCAGTATGCTAGTACAAAGAAGATACAGATATCCTATTTGTCAGGTAAGTCTTCACTATAAATAATATTTGTTCCCACTATTTTGTAGTTTCAGGGGAAAAAATACTTATCCTGTCAAAAAATGAACCAAAAAAGAGGTGATAATGTCAGTTCCCATCAGAGAATAGTTGTGCGCTCGGTCCTCGGATCCTATGATGAGCACTGGTTCACAAGGAATGATCACGCACCAAAAATAACCAGGTTTACCAGTGGATATGGTAATATGTACACCACTCAAAGATTATTATCCCCACCAGTCTGGAATTTTTAGTCTTCTATTCCTGTGAATAGCAAGGTTAACTGCAGGGATTTTGTGCCTCACCTGCCGCCATATCATATTCACAGCATCACCTTTCCTAGGGGGATACTGGAACTCATAGTGGTGAGATACATTTTTTAGCTTCAACCACATCTCAACCCACTTCTTTTTGGAGATCTGCCTGAGCTGGTTGAGCAAGTAATCAGGTCTTAGAGCTTCTTCAACTGAGAAGAAAAGGGAGAATTCGCTGTAATCAATCTCATCTTCAAAAGGGAGCTCGATGCGACTGCTCACAATCACAGGAACACAGTGACTGACAATGGCATCAAACAGGCGGCACGAGGAAGGAGTGTCCCCAGCAGGATGAAGACAAAACTTCGATGACCGCATACCTTCTGTAGACTGTTAGGATCAAAAAGATTCTGTAAATTTCATGTATCCATATCAAGATGCATTAATAGCAAAAGTTAATATGACACTGACATAgtaaaattataaataaaaaaGCTAACCTATAGTCAGAAAACACTAATAGGGTGAGGGGCATATTCATTTAATATTAGACCACTAAGTAGAGGAGAGTAGAAATGAGAAATGTGCCTTACTATTTTAATGCCGTCGCCTGTGGCAAAGCTATTCTCAAAGCGCACGCCATCCTTTCCTTTTAATATCTTCGCAAGTTTGGCCCGGATCTTCCCTTCCTGGAAAAAATGAATGCCATAAATGTCAAAATTCTGAAACTCTAACCTTAGTATTGCTTTATATCTAGAAAAATTCCACTATGGGGAAAACAGTGAACCAAAATAGCAAATTAGAGGAGGGGAAGAGGGAGTTATTACTATCATAAATCAGTTCCATACATCTTTCCTGACAGTACGGCCTCGAAAGAAAAGCAGTGTATGACGAGCCTCAAATGGATCAGGTGCATCATCATCAACAAAGGAACCCACAACATGCACATATGGTGCCACAACATCTTTCCTCAAGGAAGCCAGTTCCTTTGTGTATCTCCCAAAGTCTGCAACTATAAGAATAGATGCATTCACCATGTTTCGCAGGAATCTGAAAGCATTAGGGTGATGCATGGGAATCACGTGGTCACGGCCTGCAGATCGTTGCCAATATTTAGACTTCCATAGAATCTCCATAAGTTCAACCTACAGGAGAATGAGTAGCAAGATGAATTAAAACAGTTTGATTACATGAAATTACATTTTCTAATGTTACAATGAACTGGGACTAAAAGTCTTTGTTGTTGTTAAAATAAACTGGACATAATCATATACTTCGCAAGGCAAGACACCACCCCAGATTAGCTCAATTCTAACATATCAGAAgagttgatttttttttcttttacacATGCGCATTGCGCCATGCAACAGTTTGAAACTTGCCAAAGAGCTTGAAAGGAGCCATCAGACCATCAAACAGTAGAAGAACTTGCACCCAGCCACATGCCCACATCACAGTAGAAGTTTAATTGCAGTGACTACCATAAATCTAGTTGCCATCTATAAGTGTCATAAAAAACATCATAGCTTGATTGCTAACTGTAAGTCTACAGAGGTTGGTATTAGTTGTGCACTTGTGCTTGTGCACATCAAGTCAGCTGCAGATTCCCTGTTCACAAGGAACAACATCTGCTGGCCTTAACGTATATAGGAAGCACCATACCGTGTCCAGTCAAGAATTTCTCCTGACAGATTTAAGCATTCGCAATACTGTCAACCTTAGCAGGTAATAGGTAAATGCAGCATTCCATATCTCAATTGGTTTCAGTTTTGCAGAAACATCCTTAGCAGTGATCAAGGCGTAAGCAACTAGAAATCCTAAACTAAGAAAGAGATCACAGTAACTAAAGTCCCAACAATGTAGAACTAGCTCAACCTGGAACTGGAAGGAGATCCAGGTGAGCAAAACATTACATTAATCACTAAGTGGCATAAAGATGCCACACTATATTATCGAGCAAAGGGGGACACTGGCAAGCCTATCAGAATTTGGAATACACCTTATTGATAGCATAGTTGATGGCAACTGAACACCAACTAGTGAGAGAATTGTCCAAATACCAACAGATTTCCTCTACGGGTTATCTTCGATGTGCTTAATATTTTATTTTCCAAGGAATTTTGATGTGCTTAGCGTTGTGTCCAATGGTTCATTGATCTTTTTGGTAATGCCAGTGCGTGTCTTAGTGCAGCTTTCACAGGGTAATTTTGGCTTCTTTTTCCTGGCATCCTATTATATAGCCAAATGCTTTTCCCCCGAAACACGCAATTTGTACAGAACTGTCTCAATCTGAGCCGAACTAATGCTAATCAATCATTGTCACCTGACACTGTAGAATTGCCAACAGAAAACAAATAATAAAAATTGGTAAAAAAAATCTGAGAATTGCGGCACCTGCAGGAGGCGGTCGGCCTCAGTGTCGGGGTCGGTCATGTTGCGGCCGTGCACGTTGAAGCTGAGCGAGGAGAAGAAGGGCACGAAGAAGGCCTCGGCGGCGTCGGGATCCCGCACCCTGaccgcccccctcctccccgATCCCGCTCCCCCTCCGCCTCCCCCGTCCTGCAGCGACGCCATCATCCAGTACTCCACGCTGTGCTGCCGCCTGATCCCGCCCGCCGACGGCGGCCACGCGGGGAACAGCCCCGCCGTCGCGTTGGGGCCGTTGGCCGCCATCATGGCGACGTGGAAGCGCGGGGGCAGGTCGTACATGAAGACGCGGAgcggcggggccgcggcgggcgggcaCCGCGCGGAGAAGGGCTTGAGGTTGAGGAgcgcggcgcgggaggcggagggggcggcggaggaggtgaggTAGAGGAAGGCGGAGGGCAGCGCGACGAGGAGCAGCAGGAAGGCCGCGCCCAAGGCCACCGCGCGGCTGCTCGGCGCCCCCATGCCGCCACGGCGCCGCCG
Protein-coding sequences here:
- the LOC112892109 gene encoding exocyst complex component EXO70B1-like, which produces MAAAPPDGQEKVIAAAQHIVKSLASSKNAADDMIRILSGFDNRLSLMSDLFPPPPGAAAAAGGPILEADEGTSQGDGEDEPDPDDDAAARAEEEWDAAAEVIERWESPSAGDRTVFGSREDAEEYLAAAACLAGAPGPRAEAALQAAMARLEDEFRHMLIRGASPLAAEDLQASLLRRLSLTVPSFNSSAVDLDCPSFANHAGEGGDEPGGRNSVSDDEISPYLIAPDTVGALRDIADVMLRAGYAPELCQVYGEVRRDTLMECLAVLGVDKMSLEEVQRVEWGVLDGKMKKWIQALKVVVRGLLAEERRICCQILASDPSAEEECFTEAAKGCVLQLLNFGDAIAIGKRSSEKLFRILGMYEALAEVLPELEGLFSGEAKDFIKEEAEGILVRLGDAVRGTIAEFASAIQGETSRRPLPGGEIHPLTRYVMNYVRLLADYNASLNQLLEYWDADLNMGDNPNMTPLGHCVLMLITHLQSKIDEKSRLYEDEALQNIFLMNNLLYIVQKVKDSELKTLLGDNWIRKRRGQIRQYSTGYLRSSWTRVLACLRDDGLPQTMGSSSALKNALKDRFKNFNLAFEELYRTQTSWRVVDPQLREELKISISEKVLPAYRSFVGRFRGQLEGGRGSARYIKYNPEDLENQVSDFFEGKRPNA
- the LOC112892063 gene encoding probable arabinosyltransferase ARAD1 codes for the protein MGAPSSRAVALGAAFLLLLVALPSAFLYLTSSAAPSASRAALLNLKPFSARCPPAAAPPLRVFMYDLPPRFHVAMMAANGPNATAGLFPAWPPSAGGIRRQHSVEYWMMASLQDGGGGGGAGSGRRGAVRVRDPDAAEAFFVPFFSSLSFNVHGRNMTDPDTEADRLLQVELMEILWKSKYWQRSAGRDHVIPMHHPNAFRFLRNMVNASILIVADFGRYTKELASLRKDVVAPYVHVVGSFVDDDAPDPFEARHTLLFFRGRTVRKDEGKIRAKLAKILKGKDGVRFENSFATGDGIKISTEGMRSSKFCLHPAGDTPSSCRLFDAIVSHCVPVIVSSRIELPFEDEIDYSEFSLFFSVEEALRPDYLLNQLRQISKKKWVEMWLKLKNVSHHYEFQYPPRKGDAVNMIWRQVRHKIPAVNLAIHRNRRLKIPDWWG